The genome window TCGCAACGCGAGCATTGACTGTCTCAGGGCGCGCTTGGGCATTGGGTCGTGTGACCGTGACGCAGGGTCATCGGCCATTAACGGTACACGGGGACGGGGTCCGAGGAGGGAAGGATCCTGGAGAAGAATTGGAGAAGATATGCCGGCGTCAGACAGGAAGGAAGGCTATGCTTCGGGTAATGGCGTATGGCGTGACGAAGTATGAAACCGTAGCGTCGTGATTACCCTCTCCGCATCTCTGATAATTCCTGCAGGCCGTTATCAGTAAAAACAGCCAAAACCCCTATGGCTCCAACGACGAGGTTTTCTGTTGAAACTGATCAATCTTTCCGTAACCAACCCGAACCGCTTGTACCGCACTTTCTATTTATAAACTCTCCCGAAGGGAGTCGAGAACCGGCGACTGTCAGCCGGACAAGCCCTCACAGAAGGGCATCTTCGATACGCCGCATCAACCGCCGAAGCTTGTCGCTGCCGGCATGGCGCTGCTCTTCAAGCTCCCTGGCAAGGGAAAGAGACGTCTCGGCCAGATTCATGAGCGCCAGAATCACCGGAACCTGGGGGTCCCCCACCGGCACCTGTGCCCGTGCTTCCGCAAGTTTGCGGTTCACAAGGCCTTCGACCTCTCTCACGTGCTCCGCCGAGGAGGGACTTTTGACGGTCAACTCGCGCCCGAGAACCTTGATGCGGTGGGACTGCTTGTCGGACACTAGATACCTTCGAGTTTCCGCAGGATACCGTCAATTCGGGTCTTGACCCCCTCGCGCTCCTGCTGAAGCCTCGCATTGTCCGCTCGAAGCTGTTCGTTTTCCCGCTTCAGGGCGCCGTAGCGTTCGAGAAGCATGTCAAGACGCCGTTCCAGGTCCG of Geobacter anodireducens contains these proteins:
- a CDS encoding cell division protein ZapA; this encodes MSDKQSHRIKVLGRELTVKSPSSAEHVREVEGLVNRKLAEARAQVPVGDPQVPVILALMNLAETSLSLARELEEQRHAGSDKLRRLMRRIEDALL
- a CDS encoding cell division protein ZapB — encoded protein: MDTELFSDLERRLDMLLERYGALKRENEQLRADNARLQQEREGVKTRIDGILRKLEGI